Proteins encoded in a region of the Haloarchaeobius salinus genome:
- a CDS encoding DUF92 domain-containing protein: protein MTSPVRRAGAFAAVGSLVLLLPAVGPEAAMTVAAAVLVGAAVVTDGPLFELFARPGDRKERRLFGLIGFGLAVVGLGLLTVTDLVGTGRIPPLQVDVFVGSVLLLVYGNLVSELVKTRYPYPFHVSTGFVAGGVAAGITGQLVARTLLDQPIAGTLPKVVFLAVSGAFLGALLRAALFERDDPLVLFSVGLLLWLLFELAPAVHTEEIAAAVGVTLVLGYLSFALQTASVEGMLTGVLLSILTIVLGGVGWFAVLISFFAIGALSTKYRYDTKEARGIAEDNEGARGTGNVLGNAAVAIVAVLGFAAAEPGVALLRVDGTIFLFAFTGSIATALSDTLSSEIGAVFDSPRLITTLQPVEPGTDGAVTWQGELAGFVGAAVVATIAFLVFPAVDASATVTTTGAGVVFVAGVGGMTVDSLLGATLEGDFLGNQGVNFFATLAGALVAVLVAFVAGGAAFP from the coding sequence GTGACTTCCCCAGTTCGACGTGCGGGTGCATTCGCGGCGGTCGGCTCGCTGGTGCTGCTCCTCCCAGCGGTCGGGCCGGAGGCGGCGATGACGGTCGCCGCAGCCGTGCTCGTCGGTGCCGCCGTCGTGACGGACGGCCCCCTCTTCGAACTGTTCGCCCGCCCCGGCGACCGCAAGGAACGCCGCCTGTTCGGCCTCATCGGCTTCGGGCTCGCGGTCGTCGGCCTCGGACTGCTGACGGTGACCGACCTCGTCGGAACCGGTCGGATTCCGCCGCTCCAGGTCGACGTGTTCGTCGGCTCCGTCCTCCTGCTCGTCTACGGGAACCTCGTCTCCGAACTGGTCAAGACCCGCTACCCGTACCCGTTCCACGTCAGCACCGGCTTCGTCGCCGGCGGTGTCGCGGCGGGCATCACGGGCCAGCTGGTGGCCCGCACGCTGCTCGACCAGCCCATCGCGGGGACGCTCCCGAAGGTCGTGTTCCTGGCCGTCAGCGGCGCGTTCCTCGGTGCACTGCTGCGCGCCGCACTGTTCGAGCGCGACGACCCGCTGGTGCTGTTCTCCGTCGGCCTGCTGCTCTGGCTGCTGTTCGAGCTCGCACCGGCGGTCCACACGGAGGAGATCGCGGCCGCGGTCGGCGTCACACTCGTCCTCGGCTACCTCTCCTTCGCGCTCCAGACCGCCTCCGTCGAGGGGATGCTGACGGGCGTCCTGCTCTCCATCCTCACCATCGTCCTCGGCGGCGTCGGCTGGTTCGCGGTCCTCATCTCCTTCTTCGCCATCGGCGCACTCTCGACGAAGTACCGCTACGACACGAAGGAAGCCCGTGGCATCGCCGAGGACAACGAGGGGGCGCGGGGCACCGGGAACGTCCTCGGCAACGCCGCCGTCGCCATCGTCGCCGTGCTGGGCTTCGCCGCCGCCGAACCAGGCGTGGCGCTGCTGCGCGTCGACGGCACCATCTTCCTGTTCGCGTTCACGGGCTCCATCGCCACCGCACTCAGCGACACCCTCTCCAGCGAGATCGGCGCGGTGTTCGACTCGCCGCGACTCATCACGACGCTCCAGCCCGTCGAGCCCGGCACCGACGGCGCGGTGACCTGGCAGGGCGAGCTCGCCGGCTTCGTCGGCGCGGCCGTCGTCGCCACCATCGCGTTCCTCGTCTTCCCGGCCGTCGACGCCTCGGCGACGGTCACCACGACCGGCGCGGGCGTCGTGTTCGTCGCCGGCGTCGGCGGCATGACCGTCGACAGCCTGCTCGGAGCCACGCTGGAGGGCGACTTCCTCGGCAACCAGGGCGTGAACTTCTTCGCGACCCTCGCCGGGGCCCTCGTCGCGGTGCTCGTCGCGTTCGTGGCCGGCGGCGCGGCGTTCCCGTGA
- a CDS encoding undecaprenyl diphosphate synthase family protein: MGLYDRYLAYRIRRDEAEPPAHVALVITERDLLEQGAYGTLSRFFELAFEVGADRITVYVSVLDEAAAPTLARQFDDLDAPRPVAVRGPDDDERADAPIQVSIGLGGKHEFTAAVQGVAKEVSRGELEPDAVDEDEIERRLVFPAEPDLVIKTGAERLSDFMIWQSVYSELYFTDLNWRDFRDRDFYRAIREYQNRQRRFGR; this comes from the coding sequence GTGGGACTGTACGACCGCTACCTCGCGTACCGCATCCGTCGGGACGAGGCGGAGCCGCCGGCACACGTCGCGCTGGTCATCACCGAGCGCGACCTGCTGGAACAGGGTGCGTACGGGACGCTCTCGCGGTTCTTCGAGCTCGCCTTCGAGGTGGGGGCCGACCGCATCACGGTCTACGTCAGCGTCCTCGACGAGGCGGCCGCGCCGACGCTCGCCCGGCAGTTCGACGACCTCGACGCGCCCCGCCCGGTCGCGGTTCGAGGCCCGGACGACGACGAGCGAGCCGACGCCCCCATCCAGGTGAGCATCGGCCTCGGCGGGAAACACGAGTTCACCGCGGCCGTCCAGGGCGTCGCGAAGGAGGTCTCGCGCGGCGAGCTCGAGCCCGACGCGGTCGACGAGGACGAGATCGAGCGCCGGCTCGTGTTCCCCGCCGAGCCCGACCTGGTCATCAAGACCGGGGCCGAACGGCTCTCGGACTTCATGATCTGGCAGTCCGTCTACTCGGAGCTCTACTTCACGGACCTCAACTGGCGGGACTTCCGCGACCGGGACTTCTACCGGGCCATCCGGGAGTACCAGAACCGCCAGCGCAGGTTCGGACGGTAG
- a CDS encoding DUF7269 family protein, with the protein MSRLPDPRRLLLAVGLALVGAGLLGTVVPGLVVDDAVALVVLVAGSLVAVALAVVYSRQDAARSVDRPTAPDRTGPRVPGRDADDLLAGVTAAGRVRGDDDRGAVYERLTAVAVDTLVARYDCTPDEARRRLAAGSWTEDPVAAALFVEGVDPEWTARDRLRTLWTGEPPLRRRARHALAELAALAGGER; encoded by the coding sequence ATGAGTCGGCTTCCGGACCCACGACGACTCCTGCTCGCGGTCGGGCTCGCGCTCGTCGGCGCGGGACTGCTCGGGACCGTCGTGCCCGGTCTGGTCGTCGACGACGCCGTCGCCCTGGTCGTCCTCGTCGCGGGGAGCCTCGTGGCGGTCGCGCTGGCGGTCGTCTACAGCCGGCAGGACGCGGCACGGTCGGTCGACCGGCCGACCGCCCCGGACCGGACCGGGCCACGCGTCCCCGGACGGGACGCCGACGACCTGCTCGCCGGCGTGACCGCGGCGGGCCGCGTCCGCGGTGACGACGACCGGGGGGCCGTGTACGAGCGACTCACCGCCGTCGCGGTCGACACCCTCGTCGCCCGCTACGACTGCACACCGGACGAGGCACGCCGACGGCTGGCGGCCGGCTCGTGGACCGAGGACCCCGTCGCCGCCGCGCTGTTCGTCGAGGGCGTCGACCCCGAGTGGACGGCACGGGACCGGCTCCGGACGCTCTGGACCGGCGAGCCGCCGCTGCGTCGGCGCGCCCGGCACGCGCTCGCCGAGCTCGCGGCGCTCGCGGGAGGTGAGCGATGA
- the cruF gene encoding bisanhydrobacterioruberin hydratase: MPDASGKLDRRRLESRLDELVREHRFTIAVVFPLVGAVTLVASAEGWLPDPLAYNPLFVLFGVLVMRLPLVAGVLPLVGRRAAASLGLLTLYAYGIELVGVRTGWPYGYFEYEVPLGPMLFGEVPVALPVFFFPLVLNAYLLMLLLLGSRARSRAIRLLVTVAAVVAIDLVLDPGAVAVDFWEYAAHPDGVGGYYGVPASNYVGWVLSATVAVVAFDVAFARDGLLARLGDCEFMLDDMVSFVLLWGSINALYGNWIPVVLAAGFGVGLLATDRFDFSVGDSALVRAVQR, encoded by the coding sequence ATGCCTGACGCGAGTGGGAAGCTCGACCGCCGCCGGCTCGAATCCCGTCTCGACGAACTCGTCCGCGAGCACCGATTCACCATCGCCGTCGTGTTCCCGCTCGTCGGTGCGGTGACGCTCGTCGCCAGCGCGGAGGGCTGGCTCCCCGACCCACTCGCGTACAACCCGCTGTTCGTGCTGTTCGGCGTGCTCGTCATGCGGCTCCCGCTCGTCGCGGGTGTGCTGCCGCTCGTCGGCAGGCGGGCCGCGGCCAGCCTCGGGCTGCTGACGCTGTACGCCTACGGCATCGAGCTCGTCGGCGTCCGGACCGGCTGGCCGTACGGCTACTTCGAGTACGAGGTCCCCCTGGGGCCGATGCTGTTCGGGGAGGTGCCGGTCGCGCTGCCGGTCTTCTTCTTCCCGCTCGTCCTCAACGCCTACCTGCTGATGCTGCTGCTGCTCGGGAGTCGGGCGCGTTCACGGGCGATTCGACTGCTCGTCACCGTCGCCGCCGTCGTCGCCATCGACCTCGTGCTCGACCCCGGCGCGGTCGCCGTGGACTTCTGGGAGTACGCCGCCCACCCCGACGGCGTCGGCGGCTACTACGGCGTCCCCGCCTCGAACTACGTCGGCTGGGTGCTCTCGGCGACGGTCGCCGTCGTCGCCTTCGACGTGGCGTTCGCCCGCGATGGGCTACTCGCGCGTCTCGGGGACTGCGAGTTCATGCTCGACGACATGGTGAGCTTCGTGCTGCTCTGGGGGAGCATCAACGCGCTCTACGGCAACTGGATTCCCGTCGTCCTCGCGGCCGGCTTCGGCGTCGGCCTGCTCGCCACGGACCGGTTCGACTTCTCCGTCGGCGACAGCGCGCTCGTCCGGGCGGTGCAGCGGTAG
- the dnaG gene encoding DNA primase DnaG, translated as MEDTSKYLIHATVTADGVVERSDVVGAIFGQTEGLLGDELDLRELQQSSKVGRIDVEIESDAGRSHGSVTIATSLDKVATATLAAALESLTRVGPCKATLEVEDIEDVRAAKRRRVVERAKELLATAFDDSMMSSEEILREVREHARVADISEYEGLPAGPRVEESDAIVVVEGRADVLQLLKYGIKNVIAVEGTDVPDAVATLTQDKTVTAFLDGDRGGDLILKELSQVGEVDYVAFAPEGKSVEDLLHHEVFEALREKVPFSVVSETSAPHEAVGTREAVSLSTAESDGGATDRSEPATAGGAAGAAAESTPAGAESAVVEAAADAIESTPDPAATDSADPEGTASPDSPAEAAAYETEPAESEPADGPAQPDTLRGHVEAVVATGTGQVRLLDDEFAAIAEGPASEGFDLVREAETVPHAVVLDGELSQRVLDVAAQRGVDHVVAASLGEFVKRPTGTRIRTAERLLGGS; from the coding sequence ATGGAGGATACATCCAAATATCTCATTCATGCGACGGTAACGGCCGACGGGGTGGTCGAGCGAAGTGACGTCGTCGGGGCCATCTTCGGCCAGACCGAGGGGCTCCTCGGCGACGAGCTCGACCTCAGGGAGCTACAGCAGTCCTCGAAGGTCGGACGCATCGACGTCGAGATCGAGAGCGACGCGGGCCGCTCGCACGGGAGCGTCACCATCGCCACGAGCCTCGACAAGGTAGCGACGGCGACGCTCGCGGCCGCGCTGGAGTCGCTGACCCGCGTCGGCCCGTGCAAGGCGACGCTGGAGGTCGAGGACATCGAGGACGTCCGGGCGGCCAAGCGCCGCCGGGTCGTCGAGCGCGCGAAGGAGCTGCTCGCGACCGCCTTCGACGACTCGATGATGAGCTCCGAGGAGATACTCCGGGAGGTCCGCGAACACGCTCGCGTCGCCGACATCTCCGAGTACGAGGGCCTGCCCGCGGGCCCCCGGGTCGAGGAGAGCGACGCCATCGTCGTCGTCGAGGGGCGCGCCGACGTGCTCCAGCTGCTGAAGTACGGCATCAAGAACGTCATCGCCGTCGAGGGGACGGACGTGCCCGACGCGGTCGCGACGCTCACGCAGGACAAGACCGTCACCGCGTTCCTCGACGGGGACCGGGGCGGTGACCTCATCCTGAAGGAACTCTCGCAGGTCGGCGAGGTGGACTACGTCGCCTTCGCGCCCGAGGGCAAGTCCGTCGAGGACCTGCTCCACCACGAGGTGTTCGAGGCGCTGCGCGAGAAGGTGCCGTTCTCGGTCGTCTCCGAGACCAGCGCACCCCACGAGGCGGTCGGGACCCGCGAGGCGGTCTCGCTGTCGACCGCGGAGAGCGACGGCGGCGCGACCGACCGGTCCGAGCCGGCCACCGCCGGCGGCGCTGCCGGGGCGGCCGCCGAGTCGACACCGGCGGGGGCCGAGTCGGCGGTCGTCGAGGCCGCGGCCGATGCCATCGAGTCGACGCCCGACCCGGCGGCCACGGACTCCGCCGACCCGGAGGGTACGGCATCGCCCGACTCGCCCGCGGAGGCGGCAGCGTACGAGACCGAGCCGGCGGAGTCGGAGCCGGCCGACGGGCCCGCACAACCAGACACCCTCCGGGGGCACGTCGAGGCGGTCGTCGCCACCGGTACCGGACAGGTCAGGCTGCTCGACGACGAGTTCGCGGCCATCGCCGAAGGACCGGCGAGCGAGGGGTTCGACCTCGTCCGCGAGGCCGAGACAGTCCCGCACGCGGTCGTGCTCGACGGCGAGCTGAGCCAGCGCGTGCTCGACGTGGCGGCCCAGCGCGGCGTCGACCACGTCGTCGCCGCGTCGCTCGGCGAGTTCGTGAAGCGGCCGACCGGCACCAGGATCCGGACCGCGGAGCGGCTCCTCGGCGGCAGCTAG
- a CDS encoding DUF7519 family protein — MTEREWTVLASGGTPAVLVALLAALAATFVAAVTVPGTVVAVAGTAALGAGTVHDGRRTRLAGAALLVGAVAYGAYGGLPIPAVLGGTVAALVAADGAERAVALDAQVSDAATAGLVLRRTGTTLLAGAVVAGLGYGAYRVGSGEAPAAAAALLLVGALLSAAALR, encoded by the coding sequence ATGACGGAGCGAGAATGGACCGTGCTCGCCTCCGGGGGGACGCCCGCGGTCCTCGTCGCACTCCTCGCCGCCCTCGCCGCGACGTTCGTCGCCGCCGTGACGGTCCCCGGCACCGTCGTCGCGGTCGCCGGGACCGCCGCACTCGGGGCCGGCACCGTCCACGACGGCCGCCGGACGCGGCTCGCCGGGGCCGCGCTGCTGGTCGGTGCGGTCGCATACGGCGCGTACGGCGGTCTCCCGATTCCGGCCGTCCTCGGCGGCACCGTCGCCGCGCTGGTCGCCGCCGACGGCGCGGAACGGGCGGTCGCCCTCGACGCGCAGGTGTCCGATGCCGCGACGGCGGGGCTGGTCCTCCGGCGGACGGGCACCACGCTCCTCGCCGGGGCGGTCGTAGCGGGACTCGGCTACGGTGCCTACCGCGTCGGCTCCGGGGAGGCTCCGGCGGCCGCGGCCGCGTTGCTGCTCGTCGGGGCACTGCTGTCGGCGGCCGCACTCAGGTAG
- a CDS encoding DUF58 domain-containing protein, translated as MSWHRTATDRWRWLVPVALVLAPVGVVSSNPAVVLCAVVCVGVAAFARASPGPLPTLACERRFEERDDGTVAVSLRVANDGDAPLSDVRVVDGVPADCTVVDGTPELACSLPAGGSRTLRYRVELPESTRRFEKPFVVLADRAGRVELDSRVDAGADRLGSSRPLPDAEPVALRPPRGGPPGPLTSTESGEGLAFHSVREYRRGDPLARVDWSRLARTGDLSTVTFRAERAPTVVLVVDARSDAYVARAADATPARDHAVDAARTLVTGLADAQVGLAVLGSGVSWTPPGSGRSHRAKLRRELDTDPALVAPPEDPDPDLGSVASTLRTRAPADAQVCLLTPLCDDEVATLARRLDAGGTPVSVVSPDPTTTDGPGNQLAHLERVARVRELRRAGIPVLDWTEGDAREAFARTGWSR; from the coding sequence ATGAGCTGGCACCGGACGGCGACGGACCGCTGGCGCTGGCTCGTCCCCGTCGCGCTGGTGCTCGCACCCGTCGGCGTCGTCTCGTCGAACCCGGCGGTCGTGCTCTGTGCGGTCGTCTGCGTCGGCGTCGCGGCGTTCGCTCGCGCATCGCCGGGGCCGCTCCCGACCCTCGCCTGCGAGCGTCGGTTCGAGGAGCGCGACGACGGCACCGTCGCGGTCTCGCTCCGGGTCGCGAACGACGGCGACGCACCCCTTTCGGACGTGCGCGTCGTCGACGGGGTCCCGGCGGACTGCACCGTGGTCGACGGGACGCCGGAGCTGGCGTGCTCGCTGCCGGCCGGGGGCTCCCGGACGCTGCGCTACCGGGTCGAGTTGCCCGAATCAACCCGCCGGTTCGAGAAGCCGTTCGTCGTGCTGGCGGACCGGGCCGGTCGCGTCGAACTCGATTCGCGGGTCGACGCCGGTGCGGACCGACTCGGGAGCTCGCGGCCCCTGCCGGACGCTGAACCCGTGGCGCTCCGGCCGCCGAGGGGTGGTCCACCGGGGCCGCTGACCAGCACCGAGTCCGGCGAGGGCCTCGCGTTCCACTCGGTCCGCGAGTACCGCCGCGGCGACCCGCTCGCCCGGGTCGACTGGTCGCGCCTCGCCCGGACCGGCGACCTCTCGACGGTGACGTTCCGGGCGGAGCGCGCCCCGACCGTGGTGCTGGTCGTCGACGCCCGGTCGGACGCGTACGTGGCGCGAGCGGCCGACGCGACACCGGCACGGGACCACGCGGTCGACGCCGCCCGGACGCTCGTCACCGGACTGGCGGACGCGCAGGTCGGGCTCGCGGTGCTCGGGTCGGGCGTGTCGTGGACGCCGCCGGGGTCCGGACGGAGCCATCGCGCGAAGCTCCGGCGCGAACTCGACACCGACCCCGCACTGGTCGCGCCGCCGGAGGATCCGGACCCCGACCTCGGATCGGTGGCGTCGACGCTCCGGACGCGCGCACCGGCCGACGCGCAGGTCTGCCTGCTGACGCCGCTCTGTGACGACGAGGTGGCGACGCTGGCCCGGCGGCTCGACGCGGGCGGGACGCCCGTCTCCGTCGTGAGCCCGGACCCGACGACGACGGACGGCCCCGGCAACCAGCTCGCCCACCTGGAGCGCGTCGCACGGGTCCGCGAGCTGCGGCGGGCCGGGATTCCCGTGCTCGACTGGACCGAGGGCGACGCCCGCGAGGCGTTCGCACGGACGGGGTGGTCGCGATGA
- a CDS encoding ArsR/SmtB family transcription factor: MSRLLPFRSDETTPTPEQPPRVVDLDSDDADQVFGALSSDTARRIYTCLHEEPRTPSDIADEIDSSIQNVRYHLEKLEDAGLIDVVDVWYSSRGNEMNVYAPQSGPLIVSGDEQRSSRLRSALSRFVGGVGVLAAASLFVQYGLPSLLGRTGWGATDGDSGDSGDAVQPTGGGGDDAKVARNASETTAPQTTSEGDVSIAVEGTSTPEATATDGGEVTFNQEGGNVTTEQYEMVDASATETAQATTDGASAGADALLSTIEPGLLFFAGGLLVLTLVLGYWYWSGDRY; this comes from the coding sequence ATGTCGCGGCTCCTGCCGTTCCGCTCCGACGAGACGACCCCCACCCCAGAACAGCCACCGCGGGTGGTCGACCTCGACAGCGACGACGCCGACCAGGTGTTCGGTGCGCTCTCCTCGGACACCGCGAGGCGTATCTACACCTGCCTGCACGAGGAGCCGCGGACCCCGAGCGACATCGCCGACGAGATCGATTCCTCCATCCAGAACGTCCGGTACCACCTCGAGAAACTGGAGGATGCCGGGCTCATCGACGTCGTCGACGTCTGGTACTCCTCGCGGGGCAACGAGATGAACGTCTACGCACCGCAGTCCGGGCCGCTCATCGTCTCCGGCGACGAGCAGCGCTCCTCGCGGCTCCGGTCGGCGCTCAGCAGGTTCGTCGGGGGTGTCGGCGTGCTCGCCGCCGCGAGCCTGTTCGTCCAGTACGGCCTACCGAGCCTGCTCGGTCGGACCGGCTGGGGGGCGACCGACGGCGACTCCGGCGACTCCGGCGACGCGGTCCAGCCGACCGGCGGTGGCGGTGACGATGCCAAGGTCGCCCGGAACGCGAGCGAGACGACCGCGCCCCAGACGACGAGCGAGGGCGACGTGAGCATCGCCGTGGAGGGGACGAGCACCCCGGAGGCGACGGCGACCGACGGCGGCGAGGTCACGTTCAACCAGGAGGGCGGGAACGTGACGACCGAGCAGTACGAGATGGTCGACGCCTCCGCCACTGAGACGGCACAGGCCACCACCGACGGCGCGTCGGCAGGTGCCGACGCGCTCCTCTCGACGATCGAACCGGGCCTGCTCTTCTTCGCCGGCGGGCTGCTCGTGCTCACCCTCGTCCTCGGCTACTGGTACTGGTCCGGCGACCGGTACTGA
- a CDS encoding DUF4129 domain-containing protein, giving the protein MTRFALQTVAIALLVTVALGVAAGSLGGLSADLAPDGDGVRTPEDPENGSSAPSSAATGGETIGQETYLRLLAALLATALVCCYVLFPGYRRVVVLTAGAAVVGTAGYLLYRPSATVSVPAFATSDTLGVAGVGLLLGLFLAGAGVLWRFDVLASAPEPSGDGAAGRPDDDHDRMTARHPASVPATDPVRRAWQRMVADLQPPSPGARTPDEFAERAKADGRDPDAVDRLTRLFQAVRYGRRRSDEHADEARRLADRVAGADAPDPPDARDAPDEVDR; this is encoded by the coding sequence GTGACGCGATTCGCCCTCCAGACGGTCGCGATAGCGCTGCTGGTCACCGTCGCGCTGGGGGTGGCCGCCGGCTCGCTGGGCGGGCTCTCGGCCGACCTCGCTCCCGACGGGGACGGGGTCAGGACGCCCGAGGACCCGGAGAACGGGAGCTCGGCACCCTCGAGCGCGGCGACCGGCGGGGAGACCATCGGGCAGGAGACGTACCTCCGACTGCTCGCCGCGCTGCTCGCGACCGCGCTGGTCTGCTGCTACGTGCTGTTCCCCGGCTACCGAAGGGTGGTCGTCCTCACGGCAGGTGCGGCTGTCGTCGGGACGGCCGGCTACCTGCTGTACCGACCGAGTGCGACCGTCTCGGTGCCCGCGTTCGCGACGAGCGACACGCTCGGGGTCGCGGGCGTCGGCCTGCTGCTCGGACTGTTCCTCGCCGGTGCAGGGGTGCTCTGGCGGTTCGACGTGCTGGCCTCCGCGCCCGAGCCATCGGGCGACGGGGCGGCGGGACGCCCTGATGACGACCACGACCGCATGACGGCACGCCATCCGGCCAGCGTCCCCGCCACCGACCCGGTCCGACGTGCCTGGCAGCGGATGGTCGCCGACCTGCAGCCGCCGTCACCGGGCGCCCGAACGCCGGACGAGTTCGCCGAGAGGGCGAAGGCCGACGGTCGCGACCCGGACGCCGTCGACCGGCTGACGCGGCTGTTCCAGGCGGTGCGCTACGGCCGCCGCCGGTCCGACGAGCACGCCGACGAGGCCCGACGGCTCGCCGACCGGGTCGCAGGTGCAGACGCTCCGGACCCGCCCGACGCTCGCGACGCTCCCGACGAGGTGGACCGATGA
- a CDS encoding PAS domain-containing sensor histidine kinase — MVSPPDTSVLLDYTQAKLAIVDEEGTITYVNAAAERIMGCEPEALVGTNAFAYVHPEDRERVTAAFAAVVADDPDAASVIEYRYRTADDDWVWLQSRLTEIAEADVDGYVVSSYDVTDRVAAQRERETTETRLQEIAAKTSDVLWMFSADWSECLFVNPAYEEVYGPSIEALYDDPRSFLDAVHPDDTAVVEAEMRRLSNGEPADMEYRVNPDTEYRRWVWVQAEPIVVDGEVERIVGFSRDVTDRRRREQQLVVMDKLLRHNIRNDMNVVIGEAEHIEADGPPEMAGRTRVIRDTAAQLIMTAEKQREIIELLTSPGTPEAVDLSSAVTRVGRAMRERYPGADIEVDVPETASAFALTNIESAIGELAENAIVHASEETPMLRLVCRTTAETVTVEVVDDCEPIPEYEYRVITGDHEMDDLYHSSGVGLWLVYWLVELSDGDIEFETPPSAGNRVRLTFDRAAD, encoded by the coding sequence ATGGTCTCTCCGCCGGACACGTCCGTGCTCCTCGACTACACGCAGGCGAAACTCGCCATCGTCGACGAGGAGGGGACGATAACGTACGTCAACGCCGCCGCAGAGCGGATCATGGGGTGCGAGCCGGAGGCGCTCGTCGGGACCAACGCGTTCGCCTACGTCCACCCCGAGGACCGCGAGCGTGTGACGGCTGCGTTCGCGGCCGTCGTCGCGGACGACCCCGACGCGGCGTCGGTCATCGAGTACCGGTACCGGACGGCGGACGACGACTGGGTCTGGCTGCAGAGCCGCCTCACCGAGATCGCGGAGGCCGACGTGGACGGCTACGTCGTCAGCTCCTACGACGTGACCGACCGGGTGGCCGCACAGCGGGAGCGGGAGACGACGGAGACCCGTCTGCAGGAGATCGCCGCCAAGACGAGCGACGTGCTGTGGATGTTCAGCGCGGACTGGTCGGAGTGCCTCTTCGTCAACCCCGCCTACGAGGAGGTCTACGGCCCGTCCATCGAGGCGCTGTACGACGATCCACGGAGCTTCCTCGACGCGGTCCATCCGGACGACACCGCGGTCGTCGAAGCGGAGATGCGCCGGCTCTCGAACGGGGAGCCCGCGGACATGGAGTACCGGGTGAATCCCGACACCGAGTACCGCCGCTGGGTGTGGGTGCAGGCCGAGCCGATCGTCGTCGATGGCGAGGTCGAACGCATCGTCGGCTTCAGTCGCGACGTGACGGACCGACGCCGGCGCGAACAGCAGCTCGTGGTGATGGACAAGCTCCTCCGGCACAACATCCGGAACGACATGAACGTCGTCATCGGTGAGGCCGAGCACATCGAGGCGGACGGTCCGCCCGAGATGGCCGGCCGGACGCGGGTGATCCGCGACACCGCCGCACAGCTCATCATGACCGCGGAGAAGCAGCGGGAGATCATCGAGCTCCTCACGAGCCCCGGAACCCCGGAGGCGGTCGACCTCTCGAGTGCCGTCACGCGGGTCGGTCGAGCGATGCGGGAGCGGTATCCGGGGGCCGACATCGAGGTCGATGTCCCCGAGACGGCATCGGCGTTCGCACTCACCAACATCGAGAGCGCCATCGGCGAACTCGCCGAGAACGCCATCGTCCACGCGAGCGAGGAGACGCCGATGCTCCGGCTCGTCTGTCGGACGACCGCGGAGACCGTCACCGTCGAGGTCGTCGACGACTGCGAGCCGATCCCGGAGTACGAGTACCGCGTCATCACGGGCGACCACGAGATGGACGACCTCTACCACAGCAGCGGGGTCGGGCTCTGGCTCGTCTACTGGCTCGTCGAGCTCTCCGACGGCGACATCGAGTTCGAGACGCCGCCGTCGGCGGGCAACCGCGTCAGGCTCACGTTCGACCGCGCGGCCGACTGA
- a CDS encoding GNAT family N-acetyltransferase, translating to MAVREATRADLPALRALQGLLDAPVPELFEDLPPGVTLVSTADGVPVGYSHSFTGDVAHVAELVVAPAHRREGRGRRLLLAVLARLRREDCRAAELVVAAENTSARALYEELGFEAGERLVGYYGSEEEAGDAVRYRLQL from the coding sequence ATGGCGGTCCGCGAGGCGACACGGGCGGACCTGCCGGCGCTCCGGGCGCTCCAGGGCCTCCTCGACGCGCCGGTACCGGAGCTGTTCGAGGACCTCCCGCCCGGCGTGACGCTCGTCTCGACGGCCGACGGCGTCCCAGTCGGCTACAGCCACTCGTTCACCGGCGACGTCGCCCACGTCGCCGAGCTGGTCGTCGCCCCGGCGCATCGGCGCGAGGGACGCGGCCGTCGGCTGCTCCTCGCCGTGCTCGCCCGGCTGCGACGCGAGGACTGTCGGGCCGCGGAGCTGGTCGTCGCGGCCGAGAACACGTCGGCGCGGGCGCTGTACGAGGAGCTCGGCTTCGAGGCAGGCGAGAGGCTCGTGGGCTACTACGGGAGCGAGGAAGAGGCCGGCGACGCCGTCCGATACCGGCTGCAGCTCTAG